One part of the Pseudodesulfovibrio sp. JC047 genome encodes these proteins:
- a CDS encoding BMP family ABC transporter substrate-binding protein, protein MKRFTMALCTALLTLTLMPGLAFAKDFTIGMILVGSYNDKGYSQAQYEGGKYVEAHMDGAKLIYLDKVNPGDRPGLTVPQIVDDLVEKGADLIIAGSDDMKDGILEAAAMHPDKTFVHTSGDSVWSGKAPKNLGNFFGKMEYSKMMAGFTAAMTTQTGKIGVVGPLVNEETRRLMSSAYLGAAYAWTHVRGKDLKDLSFNVKWIGFWFNIPGVTSDPTQVAGSLFDSGCDVLISGIDTPEVVTVAKQRKAAGKKVWALPYDYEKACEGQGDVCLGVPYFNWGPSFLRIAQEVVNGTYKPGFVWESPYWEDINNQDKSLVGFMPGEGMTAETQKALDTFVADLGSGKLELFTGPLNYQDGTPFLKAGEKATDKQIWYMDQLLEGMEGISSAK, encoded by the coding sequence ATGAAACGGTTTACCATGGCATTGTGTACAGCCCTGCTGACACTGACACTCATGCCCGGTCTGGCCTTTGCCAAAGATTTTACCATCGGCATGATTCTGGTCGGATCATACAATGATAAAGGATACAGCCAAGCCCAGTACGAAGGCGGCAAATACGTCGAAGCCCACATGGATGGAGCCAAGCTGATCTATCTCGACAAGGTCAATCCCGGAGACCGTCCAGGCCTGACCGTTCCGCAAATTGTTGATGACCTCGTGGAAAAAGGCGCTGACCTGATTATCGCTGGTTCCGACGACATGAAAGACGGTATCCTCGAAGCCGCTGCCATGCATCCCGATAAAACATTCGTCCACACTTCCGGCGACTCCGTCTGGAGTGGCAAAGCTCCCAAAAATCTCGGCAACTTCTTCGGCAAAATGGAATATTCCAAAATGATGGCCGGATTCACCGCTGCCATGACCACTCAGACCGGCAAGATCGGTGTGGTTGGCCCGCTGGTCAACGAAGAAACCCGTCGCCTCATGTCCTCCGCCTATCTCGGCGCAGCCTATGCCTGGACTCACGTCCGAGGCAAAGATCTGAAGGACCTGTCCTTCAACGTCAAATGGATCGGTTTCTGGTTCAACATTCCCGGTGTCACTTCCGACCCGACCCAGGTCGCTGGTTCGCTGTTCGATTCGGGCTGTGACGTCCTCATCTCCGGTATCGATACCCCGGAAGTCGTGACTGTTGCCAAACAACGCAAAGCCGCTGGCAAAAAAGTCTGGGCCTTGCCGTATGATTATGAAAAAGCCTGTGAAGGCCAGGGCGATGTCTGTCTCGGCGTTCCCTATTTCAACTGGGGTCCGAGCTTCCTGCGCATTGCTCAGGAAGTAGTTAACGGCACCTACAAACCTGGTTTTGTCTGGGAATCCCCGTATTGGGAAGACATCAACAATCAAGACAAATCCCTGGTCGGATTCATGCCCGGCGAAGGCATGACCGCTGAAACACAAAAGGCACTGGATACCTTTGTCGCAGATCTCGGTTCCGGCAAACTTGAGCTTTTCACCGGCCCGCTCAATTATCAGGACGGCACTCCCTTCCTGAAAGCAGGCGAAAAAGCGACTGACAAACAGATCTGGTACATGGACCAACTGCTGGAAGGCATGGAAGGCATCTCTTCCGCCAAATAG
- the greA gene encoding transcription elongation factor GreA, translated as MDRIPISKEGHEKITQELADLKAQRPAIIQAIAEAREEGDLSENAGYDAARERQGMLEARISYINSRMPLFDVLDLNTLGGERAIFGSTVEVEDIDTEEVRTFTLLGPDDADHKHGSISVLSPMGQAILGKEEGEEVIVDAPRGRIEYEILSVKFLGSAGLPK; from the coding sequence ATGGATCGTATTCCCATTTCAAAAGAAGGGCACGAAAAGATCACTCAGGAACTGGCCGATTTGAAGGCGCAGCGTCCGGCCATCATTCAGGCCATTGCGGAGGCACGTGAAGAGGGGGACCTCAGTGAAAACGCCGGGTACGATGCGGCTCGCGAGCGTCAGGGGATGCTCGAAGCTCGTATCTCCTACATCAATTCGAGGATGCCGTTATTCGATGTCCTTGATTTGAATACCCTTGGCGGTGAACGAGCCATCTTCGGCTCCACTGTCGAAGTGGAGGATATCGACACTGAGGAAGTGCGGACCTTTACCCTGCTTGGACCGGACGACGCGGACCACAAACATGGTTCCATTTCCGTCCTGTCTCCCATGGGCCAGGCCATTCTTGGCAAGGAAGAGGGGGAAGAGGTTATTGTTGATGCGCCGCGTGGCCGCATCGAGTACGAGATTCTGTCTGTCAAATTCCTTGGCTCGGCAGGATTGCCCAAATAG
- a CDS encoding RluA family pseudouridine synthase, which translates to MTDALTLDVLHVDKYIVVVNKPSGLLSVPGKGEANQDCVVSRVRAMFPNCIEQPSVHRLDQDTSGLLVLARTTDAHRTLSKQFMDRLVGKRYIALLDGVVEESGGMIELQFRLDPDNRPHQIYDPVNGKNGITRWRKLGIENGRTRVEFKPHTGRTHQLRLHSSHEKGLGFPIVGDRLYGTGTKPGQLKLHASTLRFRHPVTKKPMEFMTPAPF; encoded by the coding sequence ATGACGGATGCATTGACTCTCGATGTCCTGCATGTGGATAAATATATTGTAGTCGTCAACAAACCAAGCGGTCTGTTGTCGGTGCCGGGCAAAGGCGAGGCCAATCAGGATTGCGTGGTTTCCCGGGTACGGGCCATGTTCCCAAATTGTATTGAACAACCGTCGGTGCATCGACTCGATCAGGATACTTCCGGGCTGCTTGTTTTGGCTCGGACAACCGACGCCCATCGCACCTTGTCCAAGCAATTCATGGATCGGTTGGTGGGTAAGCGGTATATTGCTTTGCTGGACGGCGTTGTTGAGGAATCCGGTGGGATGATCGAGTTGCAATTCCGTTTGGACCCGGACAATCGTCCGCATCAGATTTATGATCCGGTCAACGGCAAAAACGGGATCACCCGGTGGCGCAAGCTCGGTATTGAAAACGGTCGGACCCGTGTCGAATTCAAACCACACACCGGCCGGACGCATCAGTTGCGGCTGCATTCTTCCCATGAAAAAGGACTTGGATTCCCCATTGTCGGCGATCGCTTATATGGCACCGGGACCAAACCAGGACAGCTCAAGCTTCATGCCTCCACATTGCGTTTCAGACATCCGGTCACCAAGAAGCCCATGGAATTCATGACTCCCGCTCCATTTTGA